The following are encoded together in the Nicotiana tabacum cultivar K326 unplaced genomic scaffold, ASM71507v2 Un00001, whole genome shotgun sequence genome:
- the LOC107786513 gene encoding uncharacterized protein LOC107786513 codes for MERDGEGTVSSQTQRVNDGRSISPTRVRPGPDPFLVTCRLFSFITALAAILCIAVNVYSAVRSFKNGYDVFDGIFRCYAVLIAIIVVVAETEWGFFIKFWKVLEFSAGRGMLQIFVAVMTRAYPEDYGLRNDLILLQNIASYLLLTCGAIYIISGILCFGFIKRARQAKEVSREQAIKDLQDLERRREELEALLIQERA; via the exons atggagaGAGACGGTGAAGGAACAGTGAGTTCACAGACGCAGAGGGTTAACGATGGTCGTTCAATTTCACCTACTAGAGTCCGACCCGGACCAGACCCATTCCTAGTGACTTGTAGATTATTCAGCTTTATTACTGCTTTAGCCGCTATTCTCTGCATTGCTGTTAATGTTTACTCTGCCGTAAGATCCTTTAAGAATGGATATGAC gtatttgatggaatttttcgCTGTTATGCGGTGCTGATTGCGATTATTGTGGTTGTTGCTGAGACCGAGTGGGGATTTTTCATCAAGTTCTGGAAG GTGTTGGAGTTTTCAGCTGGAAGGGGCATGCTACAGATCTT TGTTGCCGTTATGACCAGAGCTTACCCTGAAGATTATGGGCTAAGGAATGATCTCATTCTTCTCCAGAACATAGCTAGCTACTTGCTTCTCACCTGTGGTGCCATTTACATTATATCA GGAATTCTGTGCTTTGGCTTTATCAAACGTGCTCGCCAGGCGAAAGAAGTCTCCAGGGAGCAAGCCATAAAGGATCTGCAG